The genomic region TTATTACTTTAATGAACTATTTGTTTTCGAATATTAACATGTTGGTTTTGAGTATTTTGTTATCTGAGACTTTTTAAATGGAGTATGAAcatttttgttttggttttgagtACTTTATTGCTTTAATgaacttttttatttattttttatttaagtgcgcttttttttttctcaggcccacgctttttttgcgcctatcGCCTAGGCCCTAAGCGGAGCCTAAGCGCCTTGAGTGCGCTTCACGCCTTTGATAACTATGccataaccgcgatgtcggttattggataaccataaccataaccgatcggttatggtggttatggttattcggttttgatggttatagcgggtcggttatgggtggttaaccgtttatttagcttagctaaaaatagcttaattttttttacatggaataaattgttattgcatatttgtatatattaatatattacatagtattaaaaaatacatataatctataatattaataccaattattatcgaatattcaaataaagtgatatgatacattctataaattcaaataaacattcaactaAAACCaaaaaatgatatgaaaaaccgACAAGTAAAAATCTTCAGTccaaaacatcaaatattaaaaacatggtgaaaagtcctaaatcctacaaagatttattacatgtcggttcggttatggtgggtatggaaaaaatgataaccataaccgacccgctactttcggttttcaaaaaaaccattaactGACCCATCGGTTtcttttatttggttcggttttttcggttcggttttgtcggttaattcggttatggttcggttaattcggttttttgcacacccctaggtCAAATGGATATTGTTCCATCAAAAGCACATTGGGCTTTCGTTGATTTTTTGACTATGCACTCGAGTTTAGCATTACGATTGACTGCTAATATGTTATTTCTATCAATGTGATACTTGATACATGCAGTTTGAaacttattcaagattttcatgtgATCATGTTCCTGATAATTATTCGGAAAGAAGAATAACAAATGAATTTTATTGTCTTATAATCGTATATTTAACACGAGTAAGCttgtaaagaaaaaaaaagtggATAATCTTTTTAAATATCTTGAACTTATTTACTATTGTTTTTGTCACAGATAATGCCATTATCAGGATATTTCATCAGCAAACTTTTAAATTTGCCCTCATATTATGCTGCGGGATTGATATTGGTCGGCTGCTGCCCGGGGGGTGACTACACTCTTCTACCTTTCATTCTATTTAATCTTTACTTATACTTCGACGCATGTAGATTATTGTTCACTCATCCTCATTAAGTCACCAAAATTTCCATTTTTTAATTTAGGAACCGCAAGTAACATCGTGACTTACATTGCAAGGTACGTAACTTTGTACAATGATACGGCTAAATAGCCCCAATGACTTTCCATCAACGACTCATCTTTTTGTACTTTCACAGGGGAAATGTTGCCCTCTCGGTGTTAATGACCGCTGCAAGCACTGTTTCAGCTGTGGTTGGTACATAACCATTGTTTTTTCAGTATATACATGCGTATGTATATGTGCGTgtatttttttagagtaaaatgccattttcgtccctgaggattgaccagttttgcgacttttgtccaaaggtttgaaatcttgccattttcatccagctcgttaacttcatccatttttctccgttgagtcaggggtatttttgtcttttttggtaacttaaagggcaattcggtctttttcactttatgtaaaagaccgttgaaaaagaccaaattgccctttatgttaacaaaaaagacgaaaatacccctgactaaTTGAAgaaaaatggacggagttaacgagctggatgaaaatggcaagatttcaaaccttttagatgcggaaaacaaacctttggacgaaagtcgcaaaactggccaaacctcagggacgaaatggcattttactcttttatttatttaaattgcATAAAATATAATCGCATATGAGATTGATTTTTTATATCAGGTTATGACTCcgttcttttatttatttaaattgcATAAAATGTAATCGCATATGAGATTGATTTTTTATATCAGGTTATGACTCCGTTCCTCACTGCTAAGTTAGCGGGCCAATTTGTCGCAGTAGATGCATTTGGACTTCTTATTTCCACACTGCAGGTGAAGCTTGTTATAAACTTATAACTTCAAATAATGATAACGGGTCGATAAATAATTTGATAATTCAAATTTGTTAAAGGTTGTGCTGCTTCCGGTGTTGGTGGGTGCGTTTATGAACCAATACTTTAAAGGGGTCGTGAAAATCGTATCTCCATTGATGCCACCATTTGCTGTAGCAACCGTAGCTGTACTTTGCGGGAATGCAATTGCTCAAAGCTCGTCTGCAATCCTTATGTCGGGTCAACAAGTGGTTCTTGCTGCACTTCTTCTTCATGTGTCGGGATTTTTTTTCGGTTATTTTTTTTCAAGAGTTCTTGGGATTGATGTGTCGTCTTCAAGAACAATATCTATCGAAGTTGGAATGCAGGTCGGAAACTATTAACAATTTTTGGTCACCCCTATACGTATTGCTTATTAACGGATTTTGTATTACTTTTTCAGAACTCGGTGCTTGGTGTAGTTCTTGCTACACAACACTTTGGAAACCCTTTGACTGCGGTACCATGTGCAGTTTCTAGTGTTTGTCACTCGATTCTTGGGAGCGCGTTAGCAGGAATTTGGAGAAGAATGAAATCTGAAACTCAGGAAGTGAAACAAAACCCATAAATCTGACTCTTTGTTGTATCAGCtgatctgtttttttttttttttttaaatcaatataACTTGTATGTTGATTCGGTTAATGTGGTTCACTGTTGTATCAGCTgatctgtttttttattttttttttaattttttttaaatcaatataACTGTGGTTCACAATTCTGCATTAGGTTGCTAATCTTGGAGGTGAATCGGATTATTTCATGACATATATAAGCTTTGTTTGCTTCATTTTTCGGCTATTTATAATGTTAAAGGTGGATAGTGAAAAACTGAAGTTAATGTATCCATCATGTGACTCTTTGCAAGGGCGTGGAATATATCAATTGTGtctattttaacaaatattttgGGTCGAATCGCTATTATAACTATGGTTTATGGGTATAACAAATATACATAAGTATTAAAGAAAATAATAGTAAAAGTTAACGACGTGTTTGGTTAACATACCTGATGTCAATTTCCAAATCGAGCTGAACCGATAAACATGTAAACCATCAAAATCAAGCTGTGAATGGAATTGTTTGGATGCCAAACCTTCCAGACTTGTTTATGTTAGCCATTTGCCAatatgttactgttcatctgtatatttgggggacactgttcaccccctataattttttaatatattttgaaagtggttgtgagtggaggagagagaaaaggtaatgataaaggtataaaaaaaatattatttaattgaaaatgagagagaaaatatagtgttttttagtgtaatttagggtgaaaatataatggattggatgtgaatgctctaatttggagttgaatatatatataattataaaatgaATAATTTTATAAACTTGTAAGATAtcatattttattaattaatttgtaagTATAAAAGTTAAATGAAATTTGTATAGATACATGAATACATTAGTGTATATGAAAATAACTGTATATCTACTTTTTCTTTCACATGTTTAAAGATAgaaataaaataataactaataaaaacttatatatatttGAATCATAAGAAAGGTGTTGGTCACATTCATCATGTCATATTGTGATATATAACATTTGATTAAGAATCAAGAAAAGATAAACACAACTTAAATAGTTAAATGATAGATATATAAAGACtcaaggaccatttaagtaaaagCTATTAAAACCAAGGGGGCAGAACTGTCTTAAACTAAAACCCACTAGACTATTCTGTAAAACTAACCCCTCCAATATAAAATTGACTGACTGACTATAGCTTGACGGCAACTAATTTTAGGTGTTCAAAATTTCTACCTAATTTCAAGAACCACCACCCGACACCCTAACCGTCAACAAACACACCACTCAAGAATCCAACTTTACTTCTTCATCAGACGAAATCAACAAACGAGATTCAACTTCTTGTTCTTTCACGGTTTCTTGCTGCAATAATCCACCAAAATGGGCAGCAAAGTTATACAAGATGACGGTTATTCTTCGTTAAAAGACTTGAAATTGGAGATCAAGAATAAAGATGATGTTAATGGCAGTTTATCACTTTGTTTTTGGCTTTATCTACTTACAGATTCATCCTCTTTTCCTTGTACCATTCTTCATCAGGTTTGTTTGATTTGTGTTTCTAACCCAATTTCGTTGTGGTTTTTGTTAGTTTTCTTTAATCTTGACTGATGAATGTTTGATATCTAATGTGCATTTTGATAATCTGTTGTGTGTAGTATAATCTGTAATTTACTTGGGATTTGTTAGTAATGATGATGCTGGTAAAGTGTAAAGGGTTGATTTTTTTACATGAATACGCTTACGGATGATTAACCGAAGCCCTTTTTATGTTTCGCAGCACAATTCGGATATAAACAGCAGCGCCCCATTTCTTGCGTTGACTGCGAATAAAGAAATGGTGCTTTACCCTATTCGTTTCACAGTTCAAGAAGCACCGAATTCTGACGAGACGGAAATTCCGAGTGCAAAATCCAAAATTGAAGTACCTCTAAATAAATGGGTTCACATTGGTTGTGAGGTATATGGTTAGCAAGCTTTGAGAACTCTTATTGAGTCATATGATATATTTGTGCTTATATCGACGATAAAGTCAAGAGTTTAATTTCTTTAATTGTTGTTGGGTTTAAATCAGGTATCTACTGATATTTCGCGACTTTTCATTAATGGCGAGATTACGGGAGAGATGTGTGCAACTTGCACGCCTGACAGTTTAAAAAACGTTTCTTTATATGGGGCCAATGAAGATGATCCGATCGAGGGTTATGTGCATGGTGTGGAAATCTTACCTGTTATGTCATCTATTAAAGATTACTTTGTTAAGGTGAATCTTCGCCATTGTCGCAGTAGTAATTTTTAAATTACTTTTATTCCCTTTGTTttcattgttattgttgttgttgttgtttaatGTTGTTAGGACCCTCCATTGCAACTACATGTTGATGGTTTGAATGGCACTGGTATCGAAGAAGATACCGATGGTGCGTGGATTGTTGTTGGTGGCAAGGTAAGTTCTAACTTTATACCTTCTCTGTTTTGTTTCGTAAAGACATGTCGCAGTAGTTTAGTATGTTACGTTTCTAGCGGTAAAAGTATATTTTTTTGGCACTTGAAAGTTTAAAGTGGCGCTTCCTTTTATTTTTTAGAGAAATCCTATACGTTTTTAAAGTATAAATGAAAGTGGTTGGGTTAAACTAGTTAGTCTCTTACACTCATGGccctttttattctttttttcaTACATTTTCTCatctttctatttttttttttccttttttgatttttttcttactgattttttttaatatttttttcttgAGTTTCTTTAGGTTGTACATATAGCTTTTTAGGTTGTacatagggctgcaaacgaacacgaacaagaccatgtttgtgttcgtttgttaaggaaatgtatgtgttcacaaactgttcatggactatgtttgtgtttgtttgtcaAGGAAATGAATGTGTTCGTGTtggtttgttaattttaggcaacgaatgCAAACGAGCGTTCAAtaacacaaactaatgttcatgaacacaaatggaaacatacgaacacaaacaagcgttcatgaactaa from Helianthus annuus cultivar XRQ/B chromosome 10, HanXRQr2.0-SUNRISE, whole genome shotgun sequence harbors:
- the LOC110885945 gene encoding probable sodium/metabolite cotransporter BASS1, chloroplastic, which produces MLPFPLSTNNGTSLLCKTKPTLSLQTPLFRPNSSTHLNYYNTPYTSLSQKVNAPHKTNLIYRTSNRRLLPPLLCGNSSNTLSASEDSGGNSGGSVLEAIGEVISTGFPIWVALGCGLGLVRPESFNWVQPKWTMMGITFTMFGMGMTLTFDDLKGALAMPKELLAGFCLQYSIMPLSGYFISKLLNLPSYYAAGLILVGCCPGGTASNIVTYIARGNVALSVLMTAASTVSAVVMTPFLTAKLAGQFVAVDAFGLLISTLQVVLLPVLVGAFMNQYFKGVVKIVSPLMPPFAVATVAVLCGNAIAQSSSAILMSGQQVVLAALLLHVSGFFFGYFFSRVLGIDVSSSRTISIEVGMQNSVLGVVLATQHFGNPLTAVPCAVSSVCHSILGSALAGIWRRMKSETQEVKQNP